A portion of the Carassius carassius chromosome 42, fCarCar2.1, whole genome shotgun sequence genome contains these proteins:
- the LOC132124461 gene encoding uncharacterized protein LOC132124461: protein MKKLKATEKKSLTLDDLDVAESEIIKFSQRQQFGEEIQVLEKGKQLSRSSQLFKLDPILQDGTLRVGGRLNKSAMPENAKHPAIISKHSRVATLILRDIHERTGHCRRSYVLAQLRCRYWIPQANSAVRKIINKCTVCRRINGKVGEQKMAKLPEDRLLPDKPPFTNTGVDFFGPFDVKRGRSTVKRRGQVTIMRSDNGTNFVAAERELREAIQRLDNDKIEKALQPKGIKWIFNSPAASHQGGVWERQIRTVRRILNSLLKEQAVNNDCLLTIMCEVKSIINGRPLTTVSDDVNDLEPLTPNHLLLLKSQPNMPPGIFSKDDMYTRKRWKQVQYLVDLFWTRWTRE from the exons ATGAAGAAATTGAAAGCAACAGAAAAGAAATCACTTACTTTGGATGATCTGGATGTCGCAGAATCGGAAATAATCAAATTCAGTCAAAGACAGCAGTTTGGAGAAGAAATCCAAGTACTGGAGAAAGGTAAACAGCTTAGTCGCAGCAGTCAGCTGTTTAAATTGGATCCGATTCTTCAAGATGGCACGTTAAGGGTTGGCGGAAGACTCAATAAGTCTGCCATGCCAGAAAATGCTAAACATCCAGCAATTATTTCAAAACACAGCAGAGTTGCTACATTGATTTTGAGAGATATACACGAAAGAACAGGACACTGCAGACGCAGTTATGTCTTGGCACAACTGAGATGCAGGTACTGGATCCCACAAGCCAATTCTGCAGTTCGAAAGATAATCAACAAATGTACAGTGTGTCGCAGGATTAATGGAAAGGTTGGTGAACAAAAGATGGCAAAACTGCCTGAAGATAGGCTCTTGCCAGATAAGCCTCCTTTCACAAATACCGGTGTTGATTTCTTCGGGCCATTTGATGTCAAGCGGGGCCGGAGTACAGTCAAAAG GAGAGGTCAAGTTACCATCATGCGTTCTGACAACGGCACAAATTTTGTGGCCGCTGAAAGAGAGTTGAGAGAAGCCATTCAACGGCTGGATAATGACAAGATTGAAAAGGCCTTGCAACCAAAGGGAATAAAGTGGATATTCAATAGCCCAGCTGCTTCGCACCAAGGCGGGGTTTGGGAAAGACAAATTCGGACTGTGCGAAGAATCCTTAACTCCCTTCTGAAAGAGCAAGCAGTGaacaatgattgtcttctgacaATAATGTGTGAGGTCAAAAGCATTATCAACGGTAGGCCGCTTACAACTGTTTCAGATGATGTGAATGACTTAGAACCTCTAACACCCAATCATTTACTGCTGTTGAAATCTCAACCCAACATGCCTCCAGGGATTTTCAGCAAAGATGACATGTACACAAGAAAGAGATGGAAGCAAGTTCAATATCTTGTGGATTTATTTTGGACTAGATGGACGCGTGAATAA
- the LOC132124460 gene encoding tripartite motif-containing protein 16-like yields the protein MAEFRISQDEFMCPVCLDLLKDPVTIQCGHSYCKSCITDRWDQEDQMRVYSCPQCRQTFSPRPALARNTVLAELVVKLKKTKRPADCDAGAGDVQCDVCTGRKYKAVKSCLICQESYCETHFNRHEEFYSRKPHKVIEATGRLQEMICQKHEKHLEMYCITDQQCICELCTKYEHKNHNTVSAAAQRTEKQKQLKEMQKTFQQRDKDLQQLRETVESHKRSAQTAVEDSERISELIRLNRDQEKTAVSRAEGQLKQMEQEINDLRRRDAELEQLSHTQDHIQFLQSFPCLSAPPESTEGNDDLFCSLVSSDGLRESVHQLRDKLEDFCKEQLKKISDRVTITNIVPRTRKDFLQYSHQLTLDLNTVNKFLCLSENNRVITATRKVQSYPDHPDRFDVYVQVLCRESVCGRCYWEQEWSGGVRISVSYKSISRKGSSNECSFGCNDQSWSLFCSHSSYSFINNNKWTDLPVKSNRGKIGVFVDHSAGTLSFYSVSDTMSLIHTVQTTFTQPLYPGFGVYKGSSVKLC from the exons ATGGCAGAATTCAGAATTTCTCAGGATGAGTTCATGTGTCCAGTGTGTCTGGATCTCCTGAAGGATCCAGTAACCATCCAGTGCggacacagttactgtaagagCTGTATTACAGACCGCTGGGATCAGGAAGATCAGATGAGAGTCTACAGCTgtcctcagtgcagacagaccttcagtccAAGACCTGCTTTAGCTAGAAACACTGTGCTGGCTGAACTGGTGGTGAAACTCAAGAAGACCAAACGTCCTGCTGACTGTGACGCTGGAGCTGGAGATGTACAGTGTGACGTCTGTACTGGAAGAAAATACAAAGCCGTCAAGTCCTGTCTGATATGTCAGGAATCTTACTGTGAAACTCATTTCAACCGTCATGAGGAATTTTATTCACGTAAGCCACACAAAGTGATTGAAGCCACTGGACGACTGCAGGAGATGATCTGCCAGAAACATGAGAAACATTTGGAAATGTACTGTATTACTGACCAACAATGCATTTGTGAGCTGTGTACAAAATATGAGCATAAAAACCACAACACTGTATCAGCCGCAGCACAGAGGACAGAGAAACAG AAGCAGCTGAAAGAGATGCAGAAGACGTTCCAGCAGAGAGATAAAGATCTCcagcagctgagagagactgtggagtctcataag cgctctgcacagacagcagtggaggacagtgagaggatctctgagctgatacgactgaacagagatcaggaaaagactgcagtgagtcgagctgaaggaCAACTGAAGCAGATGGAGCAGGAGATCAatgatctgaggaggagagacgctgagctggagcagctttcacacacacaggatcacaTCCAGTTCCTGCAG agtTTCCCGTGTCTCTCAGCACCTCCTGAATCTACAGAAGGAAATGATgatctcttctgttctctcgtctctTCTGATGGTCTGAGAGAATCTGTCCATCAGCTGAGAGACAAACTGGAGGATTTCTGCAAAGAGCAGCTCaagaagatctcagacagag TCACAATCACCAACATTGTTCCCAGAACCAGGAAGGACTTCCTACAAT ATTCCCATCAGCTCACTCTGGATCTAAACACAGTGAATAAATTCCTCTGTCTGTCTGAGAATAACAGAGTGATTACTGCCACTAGAAAAGTACAgtcgtatcctgatcatccagacagatttgatgtgTATGTtcaggtgttgtgtagagagagtgtgtgtggacgctgttactgggagcaGGAGTGGAGTGGAGGTGTTCgtatatcagtgtcatataagagcatcagCAGGAAGGGTTCAAGTAATGAGTGTTCATTTGGATGTAACGATCAGTCCTGGAGTTTGTTCTGCTCACATTCCAGTTACTCATTCATAAACAATAACAAATGGACTGATCTCCCTGTAAAGTCCAACAGAGGTAAaataggagtgtttgtggatcacagtgcaggaactctgtccttctacagcgtctctgacacaatgagcctcatccacacagtccagaccacattcactcagccgctcTATCCTGGGTTTGGTGTTTATAAAGGATCATCAGTGAAACTGTGTTAG